One stretch of Ooceraea biroi isolate clonal line C1 chromosome 4, Obir_v5.4, whole genome shotgun sequence DNA includes these proteins:
- the LOC105282548 gene encoding epoxide hydrolase 4, which produces MVTVNGKIVRASAGEIIRLHFLSFAYGLYLIVKRLLKWAWDPKKFFMLQQRDQPPPCLIDNSLGTHSYVKIKGVKFHYVEAGDKNKPLVLLLHGFPDCWLSWREQIPCLAEHYRVVAIDLKGFGDSDKPLNKRSYKLETLIDELKQFVLTLGVRTCNVIGHDLGGLLGWYMVALHGDLVYKFVAISSPHPNFYWNRVSGNSALDSKWMHFSRLPFLPEIDALKEDLSIINDTFRHLQMSENEIGRNYVEAYKYAFSRKEDWTGPINYYRNLPFAKLNIDSGEQIDNKTLLIVGNMDPLVTIENIIQSSEHVEVSKVKVISNGQHFPHQEKPDAVNKAIIKFLIGTTHNLEKVPSKSIMSSWLGSLTNTVKYGNQMIDAVHKRTNGVVNALPSKALYLGQTTS; this is translated from the exons ATGGTCACCGTGAACGGCAAGATCGTGCGTGCATCGGCCGGCGAGATTATACGGCTGCACTTTCTGTCCTTCGCCTATGGCCTGTACCTGATAGTCAAGCGGCTGCTGAAATGGGCGTGGGATCCCAAGAAATTCTTCATGCTGCAACAGCGTGATCAGCCACCGCCGTGTCTGATCGACAATAGCCTCGGCACGCATTCCTACGTGAAGATCAAG GGTGTTAAATTCCATTATGTGGAAGCAGGGGATAAAAATAAACCACTCGTGTTACTATTACATGGGTTTCCAGACTGCTGGCTATCTTGGAGAGAACAAATACCATGTCTCGCTGAACATTACAg AGTAGTGGCTATAGATTTAAAGGGTTTTGGCGACAGTGACAAACCGCTCAACAAACGATCTTACAAACTTGAAACTTTGATAGACGAGTTGAAACAATTCGTTTTGACTCTCGGTGTGAGAACGTGTAACGTGATCGGCCACGATTTGGGAGGACTTTTGGGTTGGTACATGGTCGCTCTACACGGAGACCTCGTTTACAAATTTGTGGCTATTTCGAGTCCGCATCCCAACTTTTATTGGAACAGAGTATCAGGAAATTCTGCATTAGACAGCAA ATGGATGCATTTTAGTAGATTGCCATTTCTACCAGAAATCGATGCGCTTAAGGAAGACTTATCTATTATTAACGATACATTCCGACATCTGCAAATGTCTGAAAATGAAATAGGAAGAAACTACGTTGAGGCGTATAAATACGCCTTCAGTAGAAAAG AGGATTGGACAGGACCGATCAATTATTATCGCAATCTTCCATTCGCGAAACTGAACATAGATAGTGGCGaacaaattgataataaaacgcTGCTGATAGTCGGAAATATGGACCCTCTCGTAACGATAGAAAATATCATTCAAAGTTCCGAACACGTAGAAGTATCCAAGGTTAAAGTCATATCAAATGGCCAGCATTTTCCGCATCAAGAAAAACCGGACGCCGTCAATAAAGCAATCATCAAATTTCTAATAG GCACGACACATAACTTGGAAAAGGTCCCGTCGAAGAGTATCATGTCTTCCTGGTTAGGATCTTTAACTAATACCGTTAAGTATGGCAATCAAATGATCGATGCAGTACACAAACGAACTAACGGCGTAGTAAATGCGTTGCCTAGCAAAGCACTTTATTTGGGTCAAACAACAAGTTAG
- the LOC105282549 gene encoding WD repeat and HMG-box DNA-binding protein 1 — MPLERKPMRYAHQEGHTDVCYYSGEKRGLITCGCDGDVRSWLNLMDDDPITSCISEQAITAISKDGKIFVGNDNNTVQILTYPDLDKEGIVTRFSAPVSALATAKDSNLIVSGACDMRIQVTNINTSDSIELEGHEAPILGLTLDPKEEFVASSSADGSIRVWNIKDKRTVHVWNNTVPKCNSFFTAKSYCTPSFKCTDGSYLAYPSNKDIVIVERLSWKELYRLKCPNLKTELSICKFSECGAYIAASSLYGEIVVWNVETKEVIGHLEHEQDTKITALAWHIDHSNEIAFCDAMGKLGCVDVISSDNLGHNLVIADSEKNEDLMENNLALSDDDDGENVISLGKIKASVSLEDDQKSHSDAGSEKSPDDAKTFVPNVKLQSPFQPGSTPSHLLSYFMMWNDVGMVRCFSSEDGEECSIEVEFHDAAVHRSMHINNYLRHSMAALSTQALALSCTASEDSPSKIVVIALQGWGSGNKEWSLDLPEGEESECLAVGDNFVAVATSRRNLRIFMIGGTQREILALPGPVIAMNSLGSHLVIAYHAGIGPAGDQNINLMIIQIQGVHIRSKTLSLPLSPTSDLMWLGLSEACSPTVVDSEDIVRIYDKASCQWRVLCDVNAQGKGKADHFFVIGVSERERNMRCILCKGSYYPPTTPRPIIIEVPLSIPLCEPEGDKTEKERKLWNIGSNPLDETEALLTLIALACRSDLEYRAVDICEQIASTRTIDLAIRYATRVNKMALAKKLETIADAKSTVFNGSKREENTVNHSESIVSDDNFDINTQEEDNVPLPAIKTPEVEIKPLAMNQMLKRVNPFLKAENTPLSPRGLAGLNSIPEKPEKSPLIKSPLMRTTKSKSKTESKEESFIKWYAKNKKNLQEEFPDMIDGELLKIGLTRYKGETRPSNADNTTESPGLLKKRKLSSLVPLDMVQEAMGSMGPWHIVIAVALSLVKFPVAWHQLSIVFLAPPTNFSCIEPLSTTNESMIMKCEVDVGNGTMEKCTAFRYDKRIFRESIITQWDLVCDREQLSNFAQSCTMFGVLVGNLIFSVMADRIGRKKPLMIAIALQSVTGFASAFAPWYELFLVLKFLCAVTTGGTMLVSFVLLMEIVGIEWRSIISVLFHVPFLLGHLMNPLISYLTLTWYGFQMAVSIPSIFLLAYYWIIPESPRWLLAMGKPRQAGQILQKAAGRNKIPLENVKLALEAYENQAATRLAKSKEKYNITHLFRTPNLRLKTLCIAINWFMCGSCFFGLVQYVGHIDGNIFINVAVSAAMELPGTIIVLLLISRVSRLKILIGGNVLSGVSLLLITLVTNANIRVFLASLGLVGMAISFPTVYLYSSEVFPTVVRNVGVGLGSISARIGSMIAPYIATMGTIQAWLPPVVFGIGPIIGAVLCLLLPETMNCELPETIEDGENFGKKNPKEENTTST, encoded by the exons ATGCCATTGGAAAGGAAACCTATGCGATATGCACATCAGGAAGGACACACAGACGTTTGTTACTATTCTGGCGAAAA AAGAGGGCTTATTACTTGCGGATGCGATGGAGACGTTAGATCCTGGTTAAATTTAATGGATGATGATCCAATCACCAGTTGCATCTCAGAACAAGCAATTACTGCCATTTCAAAG GATGGTAAAATTTTTGTGGGCAATGACAACAATACAGTGCAAATACTTACTTATCCTGATTTAGACAAGGAAGGAATAGTTACAAGATTTTCAGCACCAGTCTCTGCATTAGCAACCGCAAAAGATAGCAATTTAATAGTATCTGGAGCCTG TGACATGCGGATCCAAGTTACAAACATTAATACGTCAGATAGCATCGAATTGGAAGGGCATGAGGCGCCAATTTTAGGTTTAACTTTAGATCCAAAAGAAGAATTTGTG GCATCGTCTAGCGCAGATGGGTCGATTCGAGTGTGGAACATCAAAGATAAACGAACTGTGCACGTTTGGAATAATACTGTTCCAAAATGCAATTCCTTCTTTACTGCAAAATCATATTGCACGCCTTCTTTCAAGTGTACTGATGGCAGCTACCTTGCGTACCCGTCTAACAAGGATATAGTCATAGTGGAGAGGTTGTCTTGGAAGGAACTGTACAGACTCAAATGTCCTAATTTAAAAACT GAACTTAGCATTTGTAAATTCTCTGAATGTGGTGCGTACATTGCCGCTAGTTCGCTGTATGGAGAGATCGTTGTGTGGAATGTGGAAACGAAGGAAGTGATTGGACACCTGGAACATGAACAAGATACCAAGATCACCGCGTTGGCCTGGCACATAGATCACTCCAATGAAATTGCATTCTGCGACGCAATGGGGAAGTTGGGGTGTGTTGATGTG ATAAGCTCCGATAACCTTGGGCATAATTTGGTAATCGCCGATTCGGAGAAAAATGAAGACCTGATGGAGAATAATCTAGCATTATCGGATGATGACGATGGGGAAAACGTGATATCTTTGGGTAAAATTAAGGCCTCTGTCAGTCTGGAGGATGATCAGAAAAGTCATTCCGATGCAGGCTCCGAGAAATCTCCAGACGACGCGAAAACTTTCGTCCCCAACGTGAAGTTGCAATCACCTTTTCAACCAGGATCAACACCCTCTCATTTATTGTCGTATTTCATG ATGTGGAACGATGTTGGAATGGTGAGATGTTTCTCGTCAGAGGATGGGGAAGAGTGCAGTATCGAAGTGGAGTTTCACGATGCTGCAGTTCATCGTAGCatgcatattaataattatctgcGACATTCAATGGCTGCTTTGTCTACTCAAGCACTTGCGCTAAGCTGCACGGCTTCTGAAGACAGTCCCAGCAAAATTGTCGTGATAGCTCTGCAAG GTTGGGGTTCAGGAAATAAAGAATGGTCACTGGATTTGCCAGAAGGCGAAGAAAGCGAGTGTCTGGCGGTTGGCGATAATTTTGTGGCGGTAGCAACATCTAGAAGAaatttaagaatattcatgATAGGAGGAACGCAACGTGAAATTTTAGCTCTGCCTGGACCCGTAATCGCAATGAATAGTCTAGGAAGTCATCTTGTGATAGCTTATCACGCTGGAATTG GTCCAGCGGGTgatcaaaatataaatttaatgataatacaaATACAGGGAGTGCACATACGTAGTAAAACCTTATCGCTTCCGCTTTCACCAACGTCTGATCTTATGTGGTTGGGATTATCTGAAGCCTGTTCACCCACTGTGGTGGATTCGGAAGATATCGTCAGGATATACGATAAAGCATCTTGTCAATGGAGAGTGCTCTGTGATGTAAATGCACAG GGTAAGGGTAAAGCAGATCATTTCTTTGTGATCGGTGTGAGCGAACGAGAACGAAATATGCGGTGCATCCTCTGTAAGGGTAGTTATTATCCACCGACGACTCCGCGTCCAATAATCATTGAAGTACCTCTGTCTATACCACTCTGTGAGCCAGAAGGTGATAAAACTGAGAAGGAACGCAAGCTATGGAATATAGGAAGCAATCCACTAGACGAAACTGAAGCTTTATTAACTCTGATAGCA CTCGCCTGCAGAAGCGATTTGGAATATCGCGCAGTGGACATTTGCGAACAAATTGCGTCGACGAGAACCATAGATTTGGCTATACGGTACGCTACTCGTGTAAATAAGATGGCATTAGCAAAAAAATTGGAGACAATTGCTGACGCAAAGTCAACGGTTTTCAATGGttcaaagagagaagaaaatacgGTAAATCACTCGGAGAGTATCGTTAGCGatgataattttgatattaataccCAAGAGGAAGACAACGTGCCTTTACCAGCTATTAAAACCCCGGAAGTAGAAATCAAGCCGTTGGCCATGAATCAAATGTTAAAGAGAGTGAATCCATTTTTAAAAGCCGAAAACACGCCATTATCGCCAAGAG GTTTAGCTGGCCTGAACAGTATACCGGAAAAACCGGAAAAATCTCCATTAATCAAGTCTCCATTAATGAGAACCACCAAGTCGAAGTCGAAGACTGAATCGAAAGAGGAATCCTTTATTAAATGGTACgcgaaaaataagaagaacCTACAAGAAGAATTCCCCGACATGATCGACGGTGAATTGCTTAAAATTGGCTTGACGCGGTACAAAGGAGAAACGAGACCATCGAACGCGGACAATACAACTGAATCTCCAGGACTCTTGAAGAAACGAAAATTATCCA gTCTCGTACCTTTGGATATGGTTCAAGAAGCCATGGGCTCTATGGGTCCATGGCACATCGTTATTGCAGTGGCACTCTCTCTCGTCAAATTTCCAGTAGCTTGGCATCAACTTTCTATTGTGTTCCTTGCACCACCGACTAATTTTTCATGCATTGAACCATTATCAACAACCAATGAATCCATGATAATGAAATGTGAAGTTGATGTTGGGAATGGTACTATGGAAAAATGTACTGCGTTCAGATACGATAAGCGAATATTTCGTGAAAGTATTATAACGCAG TGGGATTTAGTATGTGACAGAGAacaattatcgaattttgcacAATCCTGTACAATGTTTGGTGTACTTGTtggcaatttaatttttagtgTAATGGCCGACAG aattGGTCGAAAGAAACCTTTGATGATTGCAATTGCATTACAGTCAGTGACGGGATTCGCGAGTGCGTTTGCACCGTGGTATGAATTATTCTTGGTGCTCAAATTTTTGTGTGCCGTAACTACTGGTGGCACGATGCTCGTTAGCTTTGTTTTAC ttATGGAGATTGTTGGTATTGAATGGCGGTCAATTATATCAGTCCTGTTTCACGTACCGTTTTTACTCGGACATTTAATGAACCCTTTAATCTCTTACTTGACGCTAACATGGTATGGATTTCAAATGGCCGTTTCGATACCGTCAATTTTCCTACTAGCATATTATTG GATTATTCCTGAATCACCAAGATGGTTGTTAGCCATGGGTAAACCTAGACAAGCAGGACAAATTTTGCAGAAAGCTGCTGGACGGAACAAAATACCacttgaaaatgtaaaattagcCCTTGAGGCCTATGAGAATCAAGCGGCAACCCGACTCGCGAAgagcaaagaaaaatataatattacacatttattcagaACTCCGAATTTAAGACTGAAAACTCTATGCATCGCCATCAACTGGTTCATGTGCGGTAGTTGTTTCTTTGGCTTGGTGCAATATGTGGGCCATATCGATGGCAATATATTCATTAATGTCGCAGTCTCAG CTGCCATGGAATTACCTGGAACTATAATAGTTCTGCTTTTGATATCTCGAGTATCCCGTTTGAAGATTTTGATAGGAGGAAACGTGTTGTCCGGCGTGAGCTTACTCTTGATAACTCTCGTAACCAATGCAAACATTCGAGTATTTCTAGCTTCGCTGGGTCTGGTGGGTATGGCTATCAGCTTTCCTACGGTGTACTTGTACAGCAGTGAGGTTTTCCCGACTGTCGTAAGAAATGTCGGCGTTGGTTTGGGAAGCATTTCCGCGAGAATTGGAAGTATGATCGCACCGTACATCGCCACGATG GGTACTATCCAAGCTTGGTTGCCTCCAGTAGTATTTGGTATCGGGCCAATAATAGGTGCTGTGCTCTGTTTACTGTTGCCAGAAACGATGAACTGTGAATTGCCAGAGACAATAGAAGACGGCGAAAACTTTGGAAA aaaaaaccctaaagaagaaaatacgaCGAGTACGTGA